From Glycine soja cultivar W05 chromosome 4, ASM419377v2, whole genome shotgun sequence, the proteins below share one genomic window:
- the LOC114410540 gene encoding uncharacterized protein LOC114410540 → MKIDSFLVQQNFTKCTTEHGVYVRNTDSGEFLIICLYVDDLLVIGSSKEDIRVFKGRIMDEFEMSDLGELSYFLGIEFVSTSKGIFMHQKKYAEDILKRFNMMDYNSVITPTETGIKLQINGDEKEVDPTLYKQIVGSLRYLCNTRPDIAYCVGLISRFMEKPKTPHFLAAKRILRYVKGTLDLGILYPYSQKNIEGEVFGYSDSDWCGDKDDRKSTTGYVFKFGTSPISWCSKKQSVVALSTCEAEYIAAAMAACQALWLEALMEELNLRNCSPMRLLMDNKSAIDLAKHPVAHGRSNHIETKFHFLHDQVSKEKLELEFCRSEDQVADMALEEVRSIGRKFTWCRPNGSVMSKLDRFLLSDDWLSQ, encoded by the exons ATGAAAATTGATAGCTTCCTAGTCCAGCAGAATTTCACCAAGTGCACTACTGAGCATGGAGTTTATGTCAGAAACACAGATTCTGGTGAGTTTTTGATAATATGTCTCTATGTAGATGATTTGCTAGTAATTGGCAGTAGTAAAGAAGATATAAGAGTGTTCAAAGGAAGAATAATGGATGAATTTGAGATGTCTGATCTTGGTGAACTATCATACTTCCTGGGTATTGAATTTGTTTCTACTAGTAAAGggattttcatgcatcaaaagaaGTATGCAGAAGACATCTTAAAGAGGTTCAATATGATGGATTACAATTCTGTTATCACACCAACTGAAACTGGAATTAAGCTGCAAATAAATGGGGATGAGAAAGAAGTTGATCCTACCTTGTACAAGCAAATTGTAGGCTCATTGAGGTACCTATGTAACACTAGACCTGATATTGCCTATTGTGTTGGGTTGATAAGCAGGTTTATGGAGAAACCAAAGACACCTCACTTCCTAGCAGCAAAGAGGATTCTGAGGTATGTGAAAGGAACATTGGATCTTGGCATTTTATATCCTTACAGTCAGAAGAATATAGAAGGAGAAGTGTTTGGTTATAGTGATTCAGATTGGTGTGGTGATAAGGATGATAGGAAAAGCACTACTGGGtatgttttcaaatttggaaCATCACCAATCTCTTGGTGCTCAAAGAAGCAAAGTGTAGTTGCGTTGTCAACATGTGAAGCAGAATATATTGCTGCTGCTATGGCAGCCTGTCAAGCTCTATGGTTGGAAGCTTTAATGGAAGAACTAAACTTGAGAAATTGCAGTCCTATGAGGTTGTTGATGGATAACAAATCAGCAATTGATTTAGCTAAACATCCTGTGGCACATGGCAGGAGTAATCATATTGAAACCAAGTTTCATTTCCTGCATGATCAAGTGAGTAAGGAGAAGCTTGAATTGGAGTTTTGTAGGTCTGAAGATCAAGTTGCAG ATATGGCTTTAGAGGAGGTTAGGTCTATTGGGAGAAAATTCACTTGGTGTAGACCTAATGGTAGTGTCATGAGCAAATTGGACAGGTTTCTTTTATCTGATGACTGGCTGTCTCAATGA
- the LOC114410538 gene encoding uncharacterized protein LOC114410538, which translates to MESNVLEAGINDRTLSQAEVELKKYLQDQLWNAAYAFESMARQKARLKWLKEGDNNSNYFHRLINHRRRHNAIQGLIIDGVRAIISKFEAKLAKWKQRCLSMGGRITLINSIIEVLIQIAKNEEIDLSVNFAAKIATKSKQNLRKAIMALEACNAHNYPFSEEQPIPVGWEEIVIEVAAEILADPSFSRQETSLPILCSIRENEKLITSYYLGSEYN; encoded by the exons ATGGAGTCGAACGTTTTGGAGGCAGGTATTAATGATAGAACCTTGTCTCAAGCTGAAGTGGAGCTCAAGAAATACCTTCAGGATCAGCTCTGGAATGCAGCTTATGCTTTTGAATCCATGGCGAGACAAAAGGCCAGACTGAAGTGGTTAAAAGAAGGGGACAACAATTCTAACTATTTTCATAGACTGATTAATCATAGAAGGAGGCACAATGCTATTCAAGGTCTGATCATAGATGGTGTGAGG GCTATCATCAGCAAGTTTGAGGCCAAGCttgcaaaatggaagcaaagatgtctcTCTATGGGTGGCAGAATAACCCTCATTAACTCT ATTATTGAGGTTCTTATTCAGATAGCAAAGAATGAGGAAATTGATTTATCCGTCAATTTTGCTGCAAAAATTGCTACAAAATCTAAGCAGAACCTCAGAAAAGCAATCATGGCTCTTGAAGCATGCAATGCACACAA CTATCCTTTTTCAGAAGAACAACCAATTCCGGTTGGATGGGAGGAGATTGTAATAGAAGTTGCTGCAGAGATCCTAGCTGATCCATCATTTTCACGGCAAGAAACTTCTCTTCCTATCTTATGTTCTATAAGGGAGAATGAGAAGCTAATAACATCTTATTATTTGGGTTCTGAATACAACTAA